Proteins encoded by one window of uncultured Draconibacterium sp.:
- a CDS encoding RagB/SusD family nutrient uptake outer membrane protein has translation MKTFNKIFILLAFIVVGFACSEDELIENPPHILAADVLYVDYAGFQAGVNGLYAQFRRERAGETWGSNNDLLIDPALSGVDNCYGNHRSGWARIGNDWGERNKPTEGHYRNFWNWLYNTINAANTIIVRAENPDVDWTEEQKKHILAEARFFRAWCYRHLTFMWGDVPLNLNESSGSNVITDWERTPVAQVRQQIEEDLLFAEANLPDYHEQDGRIAKVVPQHYLAELYLTIGENEKAKQKAQAVIDNPNYRLMTERFGVEASEPSGSPFSDLFVNGNTNRSEGNMEELLTVQCELEVIGGGYNIMRRWCRNRLYSGFKPWGKSNAVTFSVEGGGRGIGRIGPTRFAMELYEEGDDRGSDEMWWTFAVLNNPDAIPDGHALGDTFRIEWQGRDESRGDYYWPSTSKWDYANPNDLAGGSSYNDIIYLRLADTYLLLAEAQLLTDGATAAAETINVLRRRANASEVTAGDVTLDFILDERSRELFTEEHRRYTLLRMNKWFERTKLYNKLASPNITERDKLFPIPQTVIDANLTVPMEQNPGY, from the coding sequence ATGAAGACATTCAATAAAATATTTATACTGCTTGCTTTTATTGTTGTGGGATTTGCCTGTTCAGAAGATGAGCTGATTGAAAATCCTCCGCATATATTGGCAGCAGATGTTTTGTATGTAGATTATGCCGGTTTCCAAGCCGGAGTTAATGGACTTTATGCACAGTTTCGTCGCGAACGTGCCGGTGAAACCTGGGGAAGTAACAACGACCTTTTAATTGATCCGGCTCTTTCGGGAGTTGATAACTGTTACGGCAACCATCGCTCGGGATGGGCACGTATTGGTAACGATTGGGGAGAACGAAACAAGCCAACAGAAGGTCATTATCGAAATTTTTGGAATTGGTTGTACAATACAATTAATGCTGCAAATACAATAATTGTTCGTGCCGAAAATCCGGATGTGGACTGGACTGAAGAACAAAAAAAACATATTTTGGCAGAAGCCCGTTTTTTTAGGGCGTGGTGTTATCGCCATCTCACTTTTATGTGGGGAGATGTTCCGTTAAATTTAAACGAATCGAGTGGCAGCAATGTAATAACGGATTGGGAACGTACTCCTGTAGCTCAGGTTCGTCAACAAATAGAAGAAGATTTGCTTTTTGCTGAAGCAAACCTTCCCGATTATCACGAACAAGATGGAAGAATAGCCAAAGTTGTTCCTCAGCATTACCTGGCAGAGTTGTACCTAACCATTGGCGAAAACGAAAAGGCAAAACAAAAAGCTCAGGCAGTAATAGATAATCCTAATTATCGGTTAATGACGGAACGATTTGGGGTGGAAGCTAGCGAGCCTTCAGGTTCACCTTTTTCCGACTTATTTGTAAATGGAAATACCAACCGAAGTGAAGGAAATATGGAAGAACTTTTAACCGTTCAATGCGAACTGGAGGTAATTGGAGGGGGATATAATATTATGCGCCGTTGGTGCCGCAACCGTTTATACAGCGGTTTCAAACCCTGGGGTAAATCAAATGCCGTTACTTTTTCGGTTGAAGGTGGTGGCCGCGGTATTGGTAGAATCGGACCCACAAGATTTGCAATGGAATTGTATGAAGAAGGAGACGATAGAGGAAGTGATGAAATGTGGTGGACTTTTGCTGTATTAAACAACCCGGATGCAATTCCAGATGGACATGCACTTGGCGATACATTCAGGATTGAGTGGCAGGGTAGAGATGAATCAAGAGGAGATTACTATTGGCCAAGCACATCAAAATGGGATTATGCAAATCCAAATGATTTGGCCGGAGGTAGTAGCTACAACGACATTATTTACTTACGTTTAGCAGATACTTATTTGTTATTGGCCGAAGCTCAGTTATTAACTGATGGAGCTACTGCTGCTGCCGAAACAATTAATGTGCTCCGCAGAAGAGCAAATGCCTCAGAAGTTACAGCCGGAGATGTAACGCTGGATTTTATTCTGGACGAACGGTCGAGAGAATTGTTTACAGAAGAACATCGCAGGTATACATTACTCAGAATGAATAAATGGTTTGAGCGTACCAAGTTGTACAACAAATTGGCGAGTCCAAATATTACAGAGCGAGATAAATTATTTCCAATTCCTCAAACAGTAATAGATGCTAACTTAACAGTACCGATGGAACAAAATCCTGGGTATTAG
- a CDS encoding sulfatase-like hydrolase/transferase, translating to MIRIKTLLLFFSLSLGVFGFAKAQKANVIMIMADDLGWGDVGFNGNEKIITPHLDKMAEAGMKFTNFYAAAPLCSPTRASCLTGRAPFRQGIFAAHTGAMRHAETTIAEVLKKRGYATGFFGKWHLGWVEADKVESRGHYSPPWHHGFEEVFATKSAVPTWNPTIYPDNWSGFGKGENGKWGGSIYVHNGEPVTDNLEGDDSRIIMDRAIPFIEKSINEEKPFLATIWFHTPHEPVVAGPEYLAKYPGLPEDQKHLYGCITAMDEQIGRLKAFLKEKGVAENTILLFCSDNGPADPQAKAGIASAGPFRGHKHQMWEGGLRVPSVIEWPGKIEAGKTSNFTACTSDYFPTILELLDIPVPDKVPLDGVSIVPVIRGEKMEREIPFASGFLRHYRNTEIYAFIDGQYKICIPDKGDEMMLFDLETDPTESKNLADEKPELFEKMKAGLEKVKTSWELSREGYDYQW from the coding sequence ATGATTCGAATAAAAACGCTACTGCTGTTCTTTTCTCTTTCATTAGGAGTATTTGGCTTTGCAAAGGCTCAAAAAGCAAATGTTATAATGATAATGGCCGATGACCTCGGTTGGGGTGACGTGGGCTTTAATGGGAACGAAAAGATTATCACTCCACACCTTGATAAAATGGCCGAAGCCGGTATGAAATTTACCAATTTTTATGCGGCAGCACCACTTTGTTCGCCAACACGTGCCAGTTGTTTAACCGGACGTGCACCGTTTCGTCAGGGAATTTTTGCAGCCCACACCGGGGCCATGCGTCACGCCGAAACTACCATTGCCGAAGTGTTGAAAAAGAGGGGATATGCAACCGGATTTTTCGGAAAATGGCATTTGGGCTGGGTGGAAGCCGACAAGGTAGAAAGCCGCGGACATTATTCTCCACCATGGCATCATGGTTTTGAAGAGGTATTTGCTACAAAAAGTGCTGTGCCTACCTGGAATCCAACTATATATCCCGACAACTGGAGTGGCTTTGGAAAAGGTGAAAATGGTAAATGGGGTGGTTCAATTTATGTTCATAATGGAGAACCTGTTACCGATAACCTGGAGGGTGATGATAGTCGCATAATCATGGACCGGGCTATTCCTTTCATCGAAAAATCAATCAATGAAGAAAAACCATTCCTGGCAACCATTTGGTTTCATACACCACATGAACCGGTTGTGGCCGGACCTGAGTATTTGGCAAAATACCCCGGCTTGCCCGAAGATCAAAAACATTTATATGGTTGTATTACGGCAATGGATGAACAAATCGGTCGGTTAAAAGCATTTCTGAAAGAAAAAGGTGTCGCTGAAAATACCATCCTGCTTTTTTGTTCCGATAATGGCCCTGCCGATCCGCAGGCGAAAGCAGGCATTGCTTCTGCCGGGCCGTTCCGCGGACACAAACATCAAATGTGGGAAGGCGGACTTCGGGTTCCTTCGGTAATTGAATGGCCGGGGAAAATTGAAGCCGGAAAAACAAGCAACTTTACAGCCTGTACCAGCGATTATTTTCCAACAATTCTTGAATTACTAGACATACCGGTGCCTGATAAAGTACCTTTAGATGGAGTAAGTATCGTCCCGGTTATAAGAGGGGAGAAAATGGAAAGGGAAATACCCTTTGCTTCAGGTTTCCTTCGCCATTACAGAAATACCGAAATTTATGCTTTCATCGATGGGCAATATAAAATTTGTATCCCAGATAAAGGCGATGAAATGATGCTTTTTGATTTGGAAACAGATCCAACTGAATCAAAAAATCTGGCTGATGAAAAACCAGAATTGTTCGAAAAAATGAAAGCCGGTCTGGAAAAAGTAAAAACCTCGTGGGAACTGAGCCGCGAAGGGTATGATTACCAGTGGTAA
- a CDS encoding agarase, which yields MRKIFFLSLIIGIAACSTPLKKNKETPEQEYIMVDAKTRVYHDDGTRTYRPYKPFKTRSLEILAGYQEPEELPVLSKYGGNTNLKEKATGFFHVKKIGDRWWGIDPEGNSYVNIALNSLNAKGSEGMKQAMKEKFGSKENWMKETIALLQVYGFNCAGSWSDHEAIIAYNKTAERPMAYTINWNFMSSYGRQRGGTYQQAGHTGYPNDAIFVFDPDFETFCDEHAKQLLQYKDDPNLFGYFSDNEMPFKFKAIDNYLALPEHEHGRVAAENWLKEKGITKNDITDEHREEFMALVGEKYFSIVSKAIKKYDPNHMYIGARFYADEKHHEQFMRAIGPHLDIVSNNYYNHWTPDSAHVNEWTEWTGRPFIVTEYYTKGEDSGMGNISGAGWIVRTQEDRGLFYQNYNLALLESKNCVGWHYFKYIDNDPNQKGVDPSNVDANKGIVSNRYVPWTPMLDKMKELNTQVYNLVEHFDKQ from the coding sequence ATGAGAAAAATATTCTTCCTTTCATTGATTATTGGCATTGCTGCCTGTTCAACACCTTTAAAAAAAAATAAGGAGACACCCGAACAGGAATACATAATGGTTGATGCCAAAACGCGTGTTTACCACGATGATGGTACACGTACCTACCGGCCTTATAAACCATTTAAAACCCGCTCCCTGGAAATTCTTGCTGGCTATCAGGAACCGGAGGAATTACCAGTACTTAGTAAATACGGTGGAAACACTAACTTAAAGGAGAAAGCAACTGGTTTTTTTCATGTAAAAAAAATTGGCGATCGTTGGTGGGGTATCGATCCGGAAGGAAACAGCTATGTGAATATCGCCTTAAACAGCCTGAATGCCAAAGGCTCGGAAGGGATGAAACAGGCCATGAAAGAAAAGTTTGGCTCAAAAGAAAACTGGATGAAAGAGACCATTGCCTTATTGCAGGTTTATGGTTTTAACTGTGCCGGCTCGTGGTCGGATCACGAGGCTATTATAGCGTATAATAAAACAGCTGAACGCCCAATGGCCTACACCATAAATTGGAATTTTATGAGCAGTTATGGGCGTCAACGTGGTGGAACGTACCAGCAAGCCGGACACACCGGTTACCCCAACGATGCCATTTTTGTGTTCGACCCGGATTTCGAAACCTTTTGCGATGAGCATGCCAAACAGTTGTTGCAATATAAAGACGATCCAAATCTATTTGGCTACTTCTCGGATAATGAAATGCCATTTAAATTTAAAGCCATCGATAATTATTTAGCCCTCCCGGAACATGAACACGGACGAGTGGCAGCTGAAAACTGGTTAAAAGAAAAAGGTATAACAAAAAATGATATTACAGATGAGCACCGTGAGGAATTTATGGCACTTGTGGGCGAAAAGTATTTTTCAATTGTTTCGAAAGCGATTAAAAAATACGATCCCAACCACATGTACATCGGGGCACGGTTTTATGCCGACGAAAAGCATCACGAACAGTTTATGCGTGCCATTGGGCCTCACCTCGATATTGTTTCAAATAATTATTATAACCACTGGACTCCTGATTCAGCACATGTAAATGAGTGGACAGAATGGACCGGACGGCCATTTATTGTTACCGAATATTACACCAAAGGTGAAGACTCGGGAATGGGTAATATCAGTGGTGCTGGATGGATTGTTCGCACCCAGGAAGACCGCGGTTTGTTTTATCAGAACTACAACCTGGCCTTGCTCGAATCGAAAAACTGCGTGGGCTGGCACTATTTTAAATACATCGATAACGACCCCAACCAAAAAGGGGTTGACCCATCGAATGTAGATGCCAACAAAGGCATTGTAAGTAACCGCTACGTTCCGTGGACTCCAATGCTGGATAAAATGAAGGAATTAAATACGCAGGTGTATAACCTGGTGGAGCATTTTGATAAACAATAA
- a CDS encoding sialate O-acetylesterase gives MRKYSILLNVVLCCTLFIQSCTNRDSADNELDIYLLIGQSNMAGRAPVEGADNDTLQNVFLFTGIAENEWEKAANPLNKYSTIRKNMSMQKLGPGYHFAKTMAESDTPNPIGLVVNAKGGTKIELWEAGSTFYNEAVNRTKAAMEFGTLKGVLWHQGEANASKYNAYTPKIVALIEALRTDFNMPDLPVVVGQLSEDRVKRKDFNKMILQLPAVIDFVGVATTKGTSTIDSTHFDAASQQLLGRRYAQKMLEIQAKQN, from the coding sequence ATGCGTAAATATTCGATTTTATTAAATGTTGTTTTGTGTTGCACGCTATTTATTCAGTCGTGTACAAATCGGGATTCGGCTGACAATGAACTGGATATTTACCTTTTGATCGGCCAGTCGAATATGGCAGGCCGTGCCCCGGTTGAAGGTGCTGATAATGATACCTTGCAAAATGTTTTTTTGTTTACCGGAATTGCTGAAAACGAATGGGAAAAAGCTGCCAATCCCCTAAACAAATATTCAACTATCCGTAAAAACATGTCGATGCAAAAACTCGGGCCGGGTTATCACTTTGCTAAAACAATGGCTGAGTCGGACACCCCAAATCCCATCGGGCTGGTGGTAAACGCCAAAGGTGGAACAAAAATAGAATTGTGGGAAGCCGGCAGTACATTTTACAACGAGGCTGTTAACCGCACTAAAGCCGCAATGGAATTCGGAACCTTAAAAGGTGTTCTTTGGCATCAGGGCGAAGCAAATGCGTCGAAATATAATGCTTACACGCCTAAAATTGTAGCACTGATTGAGGCATTGCGTACCGACTTTAATATGCCTGACCTTCCGGTAGTAGTAGGGCAACTTTCTGAAGACCGAGTTAAACGGAAAGATTTTAATAAGATGATTTTACAGCTTCCTGCCGTAATTGATTTCGTAGGGGTAGCAACTACTAAAGGAACCAGCACTATCGATAGTACTCATTTCGATGCAGCAAGCCAGCAGTTATTGGGGCGGCGTTATGCTCAAAAAATGTTGGAAATTCAGGCAAAACAGAACTAA
- a CDS encoding sugar phosphate isomerase/epimerase family protein — MENKTTNPLSGNRKYWFLSFVFMANILLVGGISNSSFAQNKIIRSGPASIVPSLNAYSFNKILLSKDEEGNPKFTLFDLLDWCAEQNIKAIDVTGYYFPGYPEVPSDEYLFAFKQKAFLLGIDISGTGIRNDFASPDPKVRQEGVELAKKWIVVASRLGAPVIRLFAGKIPEGYENKWDEVAEWMIPCFKECAEFGKQHGVIIGIQNHGDMIQTSEQCLKVLKAVNSNWAGIILDTGMFKTKDPYEDIKAITPYAVNWQVKESVFGKESEIRTDFPKIIEILRENNYRGYLPVETLENKNKAYDPFVLVPEMISELNNALR, encoded by the coding sequence ATGGAAAATAAAACTACAAATCCGCTTTCTGGAAATAGAAAATATTGGTTTCTATCTTTTGTTTTCATGGCGAACATACTGCTAGTCGGAGGTATCTCAAACTCATCTTTCGCTCAAAATAAAATAATTCGTAGTGGCCCTGCCAGCATTGTTCCAAGTTTAAATGCTTATTCTTTTAATAAGATATTGCTTTCTAAAGATGAGGAGGGTAATCCTAAATTCACCCTGTTTGATTTGCTGGATTGGTGTGCCGAACAAAATATAAAAGCAATAGATGTCACTGGATATTATTTCCCCGGTTATCCTGAAGTTCCTTCAGACGAATACTTGTTTGCCTTTAAACAAAAAGCTTTTCTTTTGGGAATAGACATTTCAGGAACAGGGATAAGAAACGATTTTGCATCACCTGATCCGAAAGTAAGACAAGAAGGAGTTGAATTGGCAAAAAAGTGGATTGTAGTAGCTTCCAGATTAGGCGCACCGGTTATTCGTTTATTTGCCGGTAAAATCCCTGAAGGATACGAAAATAAATGGGATGAAGTGGCCGAATGGATGATTCCTTGTTTTAAAGAATGTGCCGAATTTGGTAAGCAACATGGGGTGATTATTGGAATTCAAAATCATGGAGATATGATTCAGACCAGCGAACAATGTCTTAAAGTGCTGAAAGCGGTTAATTCTAACTGGGCAGGTATTATTCTGGATACCGGAATGTTTAAGACCAAAGATCCTTATGAAGATATAAAAGCGATTACTCCATATGCCGTTAACTGGCAAGTAAAAGAAAGTGTATTCGGAAAGGAGAGTGAAATCCGTACGGATTTTCCGAAAATTATAGAAATCCTTCGCGAAAACAACTACAGGGGATATCTGCCGGTTGAAACACTTGAAAATAAAAATAAGGCTTACGATCCTTTTGTATTGGTTCCCGAAATGATTTCTGAATTAAATAATGCCTTGCGCTAA